CACCAGGCCGTCTACGCGCTCCTGGAGGAGGGGCACAGCGTGCGCGCAATCGCGATCAGCTGCAGCTCTCGAAGAGCAAGGTCGGCCGGATCGCCAAGGCATTGAGTCGTGACGGGCGGCTCGCGGACCTGGGCTTCGGCTTGGCGCGCGCCGACGTCGACCCAACGCGCGCGCTGGTCCTGGCGGCGTGGCAGTTCACGTCGATCGCTTGACGCGGACCACGATCACCCTCGGGGCAGGCGTCCGTCCCCGGAGCCGACGGAGCCGACGAACTTCGGCGGGCTGAACGGGCCGACACCGTAGGCAGGCGCTTCGGGGGACCGATTCCGTGGAATCACCGTGGCGTCACACCTCTACGTGAAGATGGCCTGAGCGGGTGCAGCTACATCCGCTCAGGCCCAGACCGAGAAGCGGAGTCTCGATCATGCGCAAGTCTACGAGTCAGCAGCGACTCGATGGCCGGGATCTGACGAGCCTTGCAGCGGTGGATCGTGCACGTCTCCTAGGAGCAGCACCCGGCGTGCAGGCCTGGTTGGAATGGCAGGCGGCGCAATGCCTTCGGCTGAGTGGTCTGAGTGTCCGCGAGGGTCGCGACCGAACTCGACGTGAGCCGCGTGCATGTCGTGAAACTACTCAGCTGGTCCTGGAGGCGTGTCTCGCACCAGGACTCAGCGCAGGCGTTTCAGATCTCGGCGGTCGTCGCGGGGGCAGCGAATCCTCCGCCTTGGGCTCGGCGCTGACCGTCAGACCGGACACCCCAGTGGCCGGGCCGGACGAAAACGACCGGCCCAGTTCGGCGACACGTCCAACACTTCTTCCGCGGTTATTGACACCATTGCCAGTAATGGTGATAATGGTGTCAATAACTCGGTGAGGAGAGATCTGGTGCCAACAAAGAAGCGGACGCCGGGGTTCGGCGGGAAGGGTCTGGCGGCGGTGGCGTCGGACGGTCAAGCGGGTCGGCCGGCGCGCCGGCCGGGGTCGCGGTCGATCGCGGCAACGGTGCGAGACGCCGCGTCGCACCACGATGAGGCGACGACGCGGATTCCGTTGGAGGACATCGCGCCGTACCCGCACAACCCGGCGTGGCGTGAGGACGGGACCAGCGAGAAGACCAAGCGTCTCGCGGACTCCATCGGCGAGGTCGGCGTGCTGCAGCCGATCCTGGTGGTCTCGGCCGCGGACTACCTGAAGCATCACCCGGAGGACCGGGAGGCCATCGCTGACCGGCCGTGGGTCACCCCGGCAGGCGTTCGGCGCTTGACCGCGTCGCGACTGGCGGGCAAGGAGGGACATTCCCGCGACGGTCCGCCCTGAGCTGGCTGCGCAGATCGGGTTGATCCCGCTGCACGAGAACGACCCTGACCTGCGGTTGGCGTTCACTCCTCTGGAGGAGGCGCGGCAGATGCAGCGGGCGATGGATGAGCAGGGCCTGTCGCAGCGCAAGTTGGCCGAGCACCTGGGCCGGGCGCAGGGGCAGATCAGTAAGAGGCTGGCCTTGCTGACGTTGCCGGCGTCGGCGCAGGAGGCGCTGGAATCGGAGGCGATGCTCGTCACGGACGCACCGCTGGTGCTGGAGATGCTGGGTCAGGTCGACCTGAGGCAGCGCGAGGAGGTCGTCGCGGCGTTCGACGAGCGTCTGCGCAGCAGGTGTGCTGCCTCGGCTGAAGCGGTGCGCAAGGAGACGTTGATGGCCTTCGTGCGCGAGGCGCGTAACGAGATAGGGCAGCGGCGGGCACGGCGTGAGGCTCAGGAGGTCGCTGACCGGGAGGGTCTGCGCGGTGATCGAGCCGGGCAAGACGCTCGGGGTGGGGTGGCAGGAGCACCGGCTTACCGACGCTGAGGCGATCGAGCAGGCGCGCGAGCAGGGCGACCTGGCCGTGGCGGTCAGCGGTGAGGACACCGTCTACTTCCGGGTGTCGCCACCGCCGGCGACAGCCGCGCGTGCGGCCGAGCGCAAGGCAGCCCGGGATGAGCAGGCCGAGGCGCGCAAGGCCGCGCAGGCGCGCGAGCAGCACCTGGTGACGGTGCTGGCGGTGAAGCCGAAGGCCGGCGAGCTCGTGGCAACGCTCGCCGACGGACTGCTGCGCGGTCGCAGCGTGAACGGGGTGCAGGCGACCTTGGCGCGCACCCTTGCCCAGGGCGCCGGCGTCGGTCCCAGTGCCGAGCGGACGCAGGACGACTACGAGTGGAAGCAGCTCGCGCAGACTCACGCCGAGCGGCTGCACCTGGCCTGGATCAGTGCTGTGGCCGCGCAGGAGGTCGATACCCGCGCACCTCACCACACCTGGGGTGCGGCCGACTGCGACTACCTCGCCTGGTTGACCGACCGCGGGTACGTCCCGACGCCGTGGGAGAAAGACCAGCTCGCGGCGGCCCGGACGAGGACTGATGACTCCGTCCCGACCAGCCCCGATGAGGACACCGAGACGACCGAGCAGGACGACCCGCAGACCGATTCCGTGGAATCAGCCCAGGAGGAGCAGGCATGAGCAGCACCCAGCTGAACGCGACCAACGGCCAGGCGGTCAAGGTCATCACTGTCGCCAACCAGGCCGGCTCGGTCGGCAAGTCCACGATGGTCGCCGCACTGGCCGCGCTGCTCGCCGCAGACGGCAAGCGGGTACTGGTGGTGGACGCTGACTCTCAGGCGAACGTCTCCCACTCGCTCGGGGTGGCTTCCACCGAGGTCGCCCACCACACCGGTGACGTGCTGCTGCGACGCGCGGAGATCCTCGACGCGCTGGTGGAGACGAACACCGACGGGGTGCTGCTGCTGCCGGGCCACGCCGACCTGGCCACCGACCTGGTCGAGCTCAACTCCATGCCGATCGCGGCGCTGCGGCTGCGCAAGCCGATGCAGGAGCGGTCGCCGAGCACGACATCGACGTGGTCCTGATCGACTGCCCGGGCAGTGTGTCGTTGCTGACGGTGATCCGCGCTGGCGGTCGCCACGAGCGTGGTGACGGTGACGATGCCGTCGCTGAAGGAGGTTCAGGGCATCGCGCCCTTCATGTCCACCGTGCAGGACACCGCCGAGGAGCTCGAGCTGGACATCCGCCTGGACGCGATCATCCCGTGCGCGGTGCCACCGGCCAACGCCGGGCGGGTGTACTCCGAGGCGCTGGCCTGGCTGGACGACAACTACGGCGAGCTGCTGACCCCGACGGTGCGTCGCACCGCGCTAGTCGCCGAGGCGGCCAGCAACGGGGTGCCGGTCACCGCGTACGTCCCGCACGAGGACGTCTCCGACGACTGCCGGAAGGTGCTGGCGGACCTGCAGGACGGGGAGTGCTGTGAGCGACGAACCGCGGCGCGAAAGGCTGGCCACCCAGATCACGGCCAGCACCAACCAGCGGATCCGCGCGGCCACGGTCGGCATGCAGCGGCGCGTCGACCCCGGCTACACGCTGGCGCAACTGGTCGATGAGGCGCTGCGCTCGTACGTGACGCGGCTGGAGAAGGAGCACAACGACGGCCAGGCCTGGCCACAGCTGGAGCGCCTACGCCCAGGCCGGCGTGTCAGCCCGCGACGGGCCTCCGACGGGGACCGATCATCCGAGACAGGGTGATGGCTGCGAACCGTCATGCAGCGCAACGGCATCCAGCCCTTCCGGCTTCAGGAAGGGCTGGATGCGCCCTCTGGCGCGGGGCTCGAACGGAACTCCTTCCCGTCGCCGGCGCCCGAGCCACCTGCTGACCAGTTCGACAGTTACCCGACCAGCTCAGCGTCAGCCGGTTTCGACGTCGCGGCGCGTCGTCCTGCCGCCGCTATCGACGAGCAAGAACTCCTCGTCGCGCCCGGCCGCGGTGCTAGGCAGCGCAGCCGCGTGCTCGCGCCGCGAAGTGGCTAGCGGGGTGCCACGGGCGATGCCGAACCGCTCTCGGTGACGCTGCCACGCTGCGGCCTTGGCCTGCTGCAACGGCTCGGGCAGCCGCTGGTAGCGGTACTGGCGCTCGATCGACCGACGTACCCAGGCATCCATCGTGTGGCCGTCAACCCAGGCGTCGTGGCGGGCTGCCTCATCGACACCGGCGCGCACGCGCCGCTCGGCGAGCTCAATCTTGACGCGTTCCTGCTCAACCACTGAAAGCCCCGCGAACTCTTCCTGGCGGGCACGGCGCCGTTCGGCCCGTTCAGGAGCCTCTAGACCGTCCCACCAGGCCTGCTCACGGGCCCGATTGGCTTTCAGCTCCGCCGCCTGCTGCACGCTCCACTGGGACACGCCGCCCGCCCTGTACTCGCACCGTTCCTCGACGACCTGGTCGTGGACGCACCTGTAGGCCGTCGCCGAACTCTGTGCGTGCTCGGCGGATGCATCCGCACGAATCGCCCACTGGCCGTCCACGTCGCACTCGGCCATCCCGGCCCGTCCCAACGCGCGCAGCGCAGCACGCGCCGAACGCACCTGACTCGGAGTCAGCGCCTCAGTTCGACTGCTACTCATCCCGGCCAACGTCGCCACCACCTCCACAGTCACCGGCTCTGGACACCTCGAGAGAGCCCGCCATACCGAGTGGCATACCCGAGGGAGAGCAGACCAGCAACCGCGGGGCGCGCGCGGGAGGGGGTGTGAATCCTTGGTGGGGGGATTTCCCGCACTCCTTGTTCCGGAGCCGTGTCGATCACGAACTCATACGACGTCTGCGCCGACCGGGCAGGCTGGAAGGTCGTCGTGTCCAGCACCCCTAGCCGCCCGTGGAGCAGCTGCAGCACGCTGCGGATGGTCTTGCGGTCGGTGATGCCGGTCTCCACGACCAGGTCCCGTTCTGGGCACGGCACCCGCATCTGCTGGGTCCGCTCGATGCGGTCCAGCAGGTGGTGTCCGACCAGCAGCAGCGCCGGACGCCGGCGGGCTGGCAGAGACCACATCACCTCCTCGAGCCGGGCCCGGCCCTGCTCGACCGCGGCCATGACCTGGTCGTCGACGGCGTACTCCGGTGCGGCGGCGTCCATGTCCCGCACGGCCCTGTTCCACACCGCGCGCACCCACCGCCGGCGACTTGCCCGGGCCTTGGACATCGCGCTCGGGTGTGCCACCTGGATGGCTTCCCAGGCGGCCTCGACGTCGAACCCGGCCCGAACCATCGCCCCGGTGCAGATCAGCTCGTAGGTGGAGCGAGACCGGTCCTGCCCACCGATCCGTGGCAGCGTCCCGGCGCGCAAGTACTCCTGCCACTCCCGGGGCAGCGGTCGCCGGCGACGCGGCCGCGGCGTCTCCGGGGTCACTGCACCCACCGCCGAGCGTGTCGCCGGCCGCGGCGAGGCAGGCGTGATCTCCGGCAAACTCCTCAGCGCGGCACGCAGGTCACCGTACGGGCGAGTCCAGCCGCCGCACCGGTGCGGTGTGGACAGCGGACGCACTGCACTGCGGACATCCACGTTCGGTGTGCTCACACCGAACCGGGCTCGCACCGACGCTGCGTAGGTCTTCAGCTCCTCGAGCTGGCCGTTGTGCGCCACGAACACGTGGTGACGACCGTCCGCGCCTCCGGACGGTCGGACTAGGTGCCACAGCGCTGCGCGGTCGCACCAGCGCGCAACATCCTCCGCGATCGCGTGACCGGCCTCGCCGGCGACGTCGACATCGACGACGCACACCCCGTCACGCAACCGGCCGACAACCGACGCGGCCGAACCCTTGCCGATCAGGGTCAGTCCTTGCTCAAGCGTGGCCACGTCGACGCGCGGCACCCGCACGTTCGATGCGTCGATCACAAACCAGCGACGACCGAACAGTGCGGCGTCCAGCTGGGCCACGACGCGCGGGACACGCGCGCCCTTTTCACCGCGCTGCTTGGACATGTCCGAGCGCGCGGGTACAGTTTCGGGTAGCACAAAGCCACCTCTCGCGGTGAGGTTCATATTTGGGACTGGGCTGATGCCCGGTTCAGACAAAGCTCCTGTTGGCCCAGGGGCTTTTGTCATGTCGGGGCCCTGCCCCGAGCGGGATCAGGACGCTTGGCGACCTCCCCGCGAAGACCACTGGCTGGCTCCCGGCAGCCGCTCCTCGCCATCTACGCGCGGCACGCGGCCAGGCTTACGTGGCTGTGCGTCCAGGCGGCCGAAGACTCTTCGCTCCAGCAGAGCCTGGATCGTGATCCCAGCGGCCTCGGCGTCTCGCTTGAGCCGCGCGTGGTCGTCAGGACTCATTCGGAAGAGATAACCGGACGCGCGCTCGTCTGAGGTCGCTGCACTAGCCATGCCAGATATCTCACCGCAGATCGTGGCCGATATCCGATATGACACGCCGAGGCGCCCTGCTGGTTCACATTCACCGCTCAACCGCGGGACCTTGGTTGTGACCTGGATTCGTAGGGTCCTTCTCCTCCGGGCGACACCGTGCGCAGCCCTCATCTGCCGACGGCTGCCGTGCCGCCGCAGCAAGCGTCACGGCACTGCTGCTGACCGACATCGTCGTCTCGCTCACATCGACGAGGTGTTGGGCCTCTGCGGCAAGGTCCTTGCGGACGGGCTCGGGCAACGGGCTTGCCCGATTGGCGTGCACGTCCCCGGGGGGTACGAGCGCTGCTTCGACCCGCCGCTCGTCGCCCCCTCGAGCGACGTAGGCCTCGCCAGCCTCACGCGTCCAAGCCGCCAGAGTTCGGGCCGAACCGCTCAGGTCTGGTTCCTGCGTGACAACATCTCGATGCACGCAAGAAAGCTCCGCAGCTGAGACCATCGCCTGCTGGACCGTCGCCGCAGCCTGGCCCAGGTCGACGCGCCCAGCCATGGTCTCGGGAGATGCCCATCGAGTTCGGTCGAACGCGACTTCATGTATCGCTGCGCGCACCTCGTTCGCTGCGTGGATCAACGCTGGGTCACTTCTCTCGCCGCGGGTGATGAGCGCGCTCCACCGGTTGGCCGTCCCCGCCCATGCTCGCTGGTTGGCGTCCAGCGCAGGGCCGAGCCGATAATGGAAGGCGTCACCGTCGATGTGCCCCGTCTTGGATGCAGCGGCCAGGATCGCGGTGCTCGCGGTCGCAACCATCGCTTGGGTGCGTGAGGACAGGTGGAGGTTGGCGACCGTGGGCGCTACGGCCAGACTGCGGTGAGCTTGGACGTCCCAGGTGGCCAGTGCTTGATGAAGTCGCCCTGTTCCTCGCGGTGGGTCAACGTGTTGGCCGGCCATCGCCCGGCTGAAGCGGTTGCCGACGTAGGCGCCTGCGACCTGTTCGAAGGCAGCAATGCGTGTGCCGGCCTCCCGCCCGCGGGGAAGGGCGCGAGTATCCCGTGTAGTGGAACTACGACTTCTGGTGCGCCGAACGTCTTCGACGTGGTGGTGGACGGCAACACCGACGGCGTGCGCCCCGACGTACAAGGTGTGCATCACCCTCATCCGAGCCGCGCTGAGGTCCGCCCGCGCGGCTGGGGTGTGCAGGCGTACATCTCGTCCGGGACCGGCGGCGAGCTCCGCAGCTCTGCTGAGGTTATCGGCAATGCTCAGAAGCCGCTCGTCTGCGGGGCCCTCACCGGGCCAGCCCTGGCTGAGCTGGGCACGGTGCTGAGCCTGGCTCATCGCCTCAAGCCGCTGCATGGTGATGCCGTCCACGGGGCTCGGATTCGGTTCGGTGGGCAGAGCGGACCACAGGTCGCTGGCCACCTGAACGACTTCACCCCAGGTCCGCAACATAGCGGGAGCATCGTCACCCTCGGCATCCATGAGCAACTGCCGGGCCTGTAGGTCGGCATCGAGCAGAAGTTCTCCGATGGCTCTCCGGTCGGCTGGCGCCGTACTCACGAAGTCGCCTCCCGCAGCAGATCTGCGATTCCGACGACTACCGACGAGAATCCAACGGTCGTGTCGTTCACAGGCACCGAACGGGCGAGTTGCTCGGCGATCCGCAGTAGCTCTGTGGGGTCCTCCTGAGTCGGCCGGGGCCAGTACGGGTCGATCTCTCGCGGTACGAGCAGAGCGGTCTCGGCGGCGAGCAGGTGGATTCCCAGGGCATGCACGTGTCCGACAGATCGTGGGCCCTGGGCGGCCGCACCCTCGGCGGCGCGAGCGGCTGCATGGTGCAGCAGTCGTGCGATCGTGGCGATCGTCTCCTGGGTGTCGTGCGGCGCCAGTGCTGGTGTCGTCACGGTGTCTCCTTCCGATGTATGTGATCTGCCAACATCCAGCCAGGTCCTCGTTGGCGCTGCGCTGCTGATGCGGTGGCTGTGGATAACTTCGGGTGGCTGTCCGGGGTGAGGGCGAGACTTGACCTCGCAAGCCCTAAGGACCACGGGCTTCATCTGGCGGCAACGGGCCGTCAGTTCAAGGCACTTGCACTAGTGGCCGTGCCGAGAGGGTGGTCTCGATGATGAGTCGACGCAAGATGTGCCGGGCCCTCAGTGATGGCACCGGTGTGGTGGTGAGCACGGTCGCCATCTGCGCGGTGGGTGCCCTGATGCATCCCGTGCTGGGCGCGGGCCTGTTCGTGGCAGTGCTGGTGGCCGTCGTCATGCTGGTGACTGGCCGGGCCGAATCCCTCGCCGTGCGACTCCTGGCGCGGGCGCGGGCGCCGCGTAAGTATGAGCTCGCGGCGCTGCGGCCGGCGGTGGCGGTGCTCGAGGAGCGTGACCTCGCTGCTCCTGCAGTCGACCTGGTGGTTCGGCAGGGCCAGGAGCCCATCCGCGTCTCCGCGGCAGGCCGGCGCACCGTCGTGGTCTCGGAGGGCCTCATCGAGGCAGTTGCCGCCGGACGGGTCCGTCCGGTCGAGGTAGCGGCGCTGATGGCGCACGCTATTGGTCGGATTCGGCTGGGTCAGACCCGCTACGACGTCGCACTCGAGTTCTGGATGATGCCGTGGCGGGCGCTGCAGACGTTCGGTCGGGGCGTTGGCCGCGGTATCGGGTGGTTCCCGTTGGTTGCGCTGGCGTGGCGGCTGCGGTTCGTCACCGGTGCTGTTGCACTGGTGCAGGCAATCGACGAGGGCCGGACGGTCTTCGGGGTGCTCGGGGCAGCGGCGATCGGCTTGTCCTACGTCGTTCCCTGGGCCGAGCGTCAGGCGGACCTGTCGGCTGAGGACGAGGCAGACCAGTTCGTCATGACTGTCG
The Luteipulveratus halotolerans genome window above contains:
- a CDS encoding ParA family protein, whose product is MSSTQLNATNGQAVKVITVANQAGSVGKSTMVAALAALLAADGKRVLVVDADSQANVSHSLGVASTEVAHHTGDVLLRRAEILDALVETNTDGVLLLPGHADLATDLVELNSMPIAALRLRKPMQERSPSTTSTWS
- a CDS encoding ParB N-terminal domain-containing protein; the protein is MPTKKRTPGFGGKGLAAVASDGQAGRPARRPGSRSIAATVRDAASHHDEATTRIPLEDIAPYPHNPAWREDGTSEKTKRLADSIGEVGVLQPILVVSAADYLKHHPEDREAIADRPWVTPAGVRRLTASRLAGKEGHSRDGPP